The Lathyrus oleraceus cultivar Zhongwan6 chromosome 5, CAAS_Psat_ZW6_1.0, whole genome shotgun sequence genome includes the window TTCTAGCTATCGATTCTCTACTTTTCATTTTGTTGGCTATATTTTTCATAAGCTTCCCTTTTTCTTGTGAGTATTTGCATTTCCCTACCCCAAAATATGTTTTGATGATGTGCAAACAATAGTTAGTCACTGAGGTGAAATAGAAACTTGAGGCCTCAGCTAGATTTCCATTTCAAATTCTCCCCACCTGAGGGGTGTTACGGATGTAATCTTCTAAGAAATGGATTTTACATATTCCTAAGCCCATAGAAGCCGCATATGTAATATTTTAAAGATAAAATAAGATGTTAAAAAAAATACACATAATTTTAGTGACTTTCAGTGGAGGGTCTTAATTATAGTCCTAAATACTTCTGTTAATCTGTTACTAGGACGTAAAGGCTGTGCTGAGATTCCGCATCAAAAGTTAGAGATAATTCTAAATTAGTTCTTGATATAAGTTAGAATTTGGACTTTAAGTTTTACTAAATCCTAAAATCTAACTCCTAGGGTGAGATTAGCCCCATTATAACCATTGTTCAAGCCATATCACTATCCAATTTGAGTCTCAACACCCGTCACGCTTGGTCCTGGAAATTTGGGTGTAATGTTTGCAGGACTGAACAACTGCAGAATCTAGAGTAGGTTGTGACACTATCTTAGAAGTTGGATTTAGGCCTAACTCAACAAGAAAATCAAGCCTGGTGAGTATTGTCGAAGCCTTATGAAGATAATTTGGACATACCTCTAGTCATGTGCAATCTCAACAACTTCCAACAATTTTTAACTTATCATGAAGAATTTACAGTCTAAAACTTTTAATACTTTAATCACTTTGTACTACCATATAAATGTAATTACAAATTGATTTGCCTCCTTAGTTACATTTACTAGTTTGTTCCTAGAATAGGTTGCACATTTGTGCAGCCTCTACAGGGAAAATTAGAAATGATTTGTTCTCATTAATTGTAATTATTTGTTGTAAATACTTGTATAGGCTGTAATCTCTATTTATACAAGGAATAGCAAATAGAAAGGCATCAAGCCAAAAACAAGTTCAGATGTAAATTAGTCACTGCATAATATCTTTTCAATGACCCAAATGATAATTATGtttccttttttttttcaaatatcTGTTGAACTTTTTAATTTAACTACGATCGTTCAAGCAGAATATTAACTGTGTTTATATATGTTTCAGCGATTCGGAGGGTTATAGCCCGATATAGCTCTGTACCTCTTCCATCTATTCCTTCTGACAATAAAAAGGCAACATATGGACCAATCCACTTACAAAGACAGTCATCCTTAtttgatatgtttgatttcaCCAATTCTTCCAATGCTATTAAATCCAAAAATCCAATGTCAATGGAGAATGTGGGCCAGGTATGTTGATGCTGTTCATACTGATGCCAATTCCCTAAATGGTATACTATTGAAGCTTGATGATGTGTGTTCAGTTTTTTGGTTTTTTATTGTATGTCACTGAATACGAAGCACGGAGAGGGGGAAGAATTTTGTCCATACCAAAGGTGCTGTTTGAACCCTTTCATTAATTCTCATTGCTTTTTATCTGTTTTCATCGTATTTCTATTAGCCAATAAAATTTAGAGAATGTCTTATCTATCTCGAAATTATTTAGCTTTTCTAAATATTAGAATTGCCAATATGCAGGTGAATGACAGAGCTCAAGTATTTATCTCATGTTCTTCTGAAGGAAGGGGTGCAAGACCGACTTATGTTGGTACTGTGGAAAGATGGTTGAATAAAAAACTCAGCCTCCCTGAATTTCAATGCCATTCTAACATCAACTTATATATTTTGGTATATACCTTTTTTAATGTATTCTTATTTCTTTTAGTCAGAAAAAATATTTTGGAGGGTTGAGTTGAGCATTTGAGATGCATATGTCCAGGTATAAAACAAGTTTTAATTTCTCAACCTTTTCACTAGATAGGAGTCCTAATACTATCCTCGTCTTTCATTATGAGGATAAGGAAATGCCAGGGAATTTAAACATTTATTGGCGATTTTAACTTTAGTGTGTGGTTGGATCATTTTATACCGTTCGTGTAAACTTTATTATTAAACAACTCATAAATTTAGTTATATACTTGTATAGTTGGTTAACTATGACTATAGAAGCTATGCATTTATACATATTAAGATAACACAGCTAAACTTTTAATGTTTCATGGGATTTTGAATGTTTTCTATTCTTCCCACCTTATGCAGGTTGAAAACATGGGTCGTGTAAATTACGGGCCTTTCATTTTTGATAGGAAGGTAAAAGTCATGAATATGAAATATATGATGATGCTTCTCTAAGGGTTTGATTGTGATATTGGTTGATCTTTGTCACAACTTCTACAGGGCATTCTGTCATCAGTTTATCTAGACAGGAATAGATTACAAGGATGGAGAATGTTCCCTATTCCTCTGCACAATCTAAATGAAGTGCCAAATTATAATCCCATCATGCAGGCTACATATTCTGCATTCAGTGGAATATCAACCTCCAGGAAAAGGTTGATGAACAAGTCTGGTATGTGTGCCAAAATAGCCATGGAAAGAAAAACATGATACTTTTCCAATCACGGTTCTATTTGTATCTCATTATACTCAGTCATCACTTCATTGGATTTTATCTTGATAACCTAAGTGTTTGTTTCTTTTGCAGAAAATACTTCAAAAGAACCAGCTTTTTATTCAGGACACTTCTTCATCGGTAAATCAAGTCAGATCAAGGATACATTTTTGTCATTCAACAATTGGGGAAAAGGCATTGTGTTTGTTAATGACTTCAATCTTGGAAGATATTGGCCGGTAAAATTCTTTATTTACTCTTGAATCAATTATATTTGCAACTACGCTACATGATTTATTACTTCGTTATCTCTCTCTTTTGAACATTAACTATGGTTCTTTAATAGTTGAAAGGACCACAGTGCACTCTCTACGTTCCTGCTCCAGTCCTTAAGCATGGAGATAATTTTTTGGTATGGCTTGGAAATAGCTATTATATATGTATCTATCTCTATCATTTATTAT containing:
- the LOC127087364 gene encoding beta-galactosidase 17 isoform X2, whose protein sequence is MNPSPIPRSSDPAFLKLVERWWGKLLPKLVPLLYDNGGPIIMVQVENEYGSYGDDKAYLQHLITLARGHLGHDAILYTTDGGSRENLEKGTIRGDSVFSAVDFTTGDDPWPIFKLQKEFNAPGKSPPLSTEFYTGWLTHWGEKNAKTDADSTAAALEEILRKNGSAVLYMAHGGSNFGFYNGANTGANEADYKPDLTSYDYDAPIREAGDVDNSKFNAIRRVIARYSSVPLPSIPSDNKKATYGPIHLQRQSSLFDMFDFTNSSNAIKSKNPMSMENVGQFFGFLLYVTEYEARRGGRILSIPKVNDRAQVFISCSSEGRGARPTYVGTVERWLNKKLSLPEFQCHSNINLYILVENMGRVNYGPFIFDRKGILSSVYLDRNRLQGWRMFPIPLHNLNEVPNYNPIMQATYSAFSGISTSRKRLMNKSENTSKEPAFYSGHFFIGKSSQIKDTFLSFNNWGKGIVFVNDFNLGRYWPLKGPQCTLYVPAPVLKHGDNFLVILELESPDPKLVVHTVDEPDFTCGFNGMNIHRM